In Pyxicephalus adspersus chromosome 12, UCB_Pads_2.0, whole genome shotgun sequence, a genomic segment contains:
- the ENSA gene encoding alpha-endosulfine, with product MSEKYEGDVTLEESGEEKQVKVLTSWWGERNSCEVQGAQWALGSWLRWAGCQWAPGALWEMWGRSCPLIWGYHFKATPDICFFLQQKYFDSGDYNMAKAKMKNKQLPCAGPDKNLVTGDHIPTPQDLPQRKSSLVTSKLAG from the exons ATGTCGGAGAAATACGAAGGGGACGTGACCTTGGAAGAGAGCGGGGAGGAGAAGCAGGTAAAGGTGCTTACCAGCTGGTGGGGTGAAAGGAACAGCTGTGAGGTGCAGGGGGCCCAATGGGCCCTTGGGAGCTGGCTCCGCTGGGCTGGATGTCAGTGGGCGCCCGGTGCATTATGGGAAATGTGGGGGCGGAGCTGCCCCTTAATTTGGGG TTATCACTTCAAGGCCACTCCTGACATTTGTTTCTTCTTGCAGCAAAAGTACTTTGATTCCGGAGACTACAACATGGCAAAGGCCAAGATGAAGAACAAGCAGCTGCCATGCGCTGGGCCAGATAAAAACCTAGTCACTGGTGATCATATCCCAACGCCGCAGGACCTTCCGCAGAGGAAGTCGTCACTTGTCACTAGCAAGCTAGCCGGGTAG